A genome region from Streptomyces sp. S4.7 includes the following:
- a CDS encoding aldo/keto reductase: MRPRPDPAAPRLGPSALGLGAMGMSGAYGEADRAESVATVHAALDAGVTLIDTGDFYAMGHNELLLAEALRGRDRDSYQLSVKFGMLRGPGPDFGGHDCRPEAVKNFLAYSLTRLGTDHIDIYRPARLDPAVPIEETVGAIKEMIDAGYVRHLGLSEVDAATIRRAHAVQPVADLQIEYPLISRAIEAEVLPTLRELGIGLTAYGVLSRGLISGHWTAGHTAGPGDMRAVSPRFAAGNVEHNLSFVETLRRIAGAKGCTVAQLAIAWVAAQGDHIVPLVGARTRERLAEALPATALTLTEADLAEIEKAVPAGTARGDRYPSAFMSGLGVGN; encoded by the coding sequence GTGCGCCCACGCCCTGACCCGGCCGCGCCCCGGCTCGGGCCCTCCGCGCTGGGCCTGGGCGCGATGGGCATGTCCGGCGCCTACGGCGAGGCCGACCGCGCCGAGAGTGTCGCCACCGTGCACGCCGCGCTGGACGCCGGTGTCACGCTGATCGACACGGGCGACTTCTACGCGATGGGCCACAACGAACTGCTGCTCGCCGAGGCCCTGCGCGGCCGGGACCGGGACAGCTACCAGCTGAGCGTCAAGTTCGGCATGCTGCGCGGACCCGGCCCGGATTTCGGCGGGCACGACTGCCGCCCCGAGGCGGTGAAGAACTTCCTGGCCTACTCGCTGACCCGGCTGGGCACCGACCACATCGACATCTACCGTCCCGCCCGGCTCGACCCGGCGGTACCGATCGAGGAGACGGTCGGCGCGATCAAGGAGATGATCGACGCCGGGTACGTACGGCACCTCGGCCTCTCGGAGGTCGACGCCGCGACGATCCGCCGCGCGCACGCGGTGCAGCCGGTCGCCGACCTGCAGATCGAGTACCCACTGATCTCCCGCGCGATCGAGGCGGAGGTCCTGCCGACGCTGCGGGAGCTGGGCATCGGGCTGACCGCGTACGGCGTTCTCAGCCGCGGTCTCATCTCCGGTCACTGGACGGCCGGGCACACCGCCGGCCCCGGCGACATGCGTGCCGTGAGCCCGCGGTTCGCCGCGGGGAACGTGGAGCACAACCTCTCCTTCGTGGAGACGCTGCGCCGGATCGCCGGGGCCAAGGGGTGCACCGTCGCCCAACTGGCGATCGCCTGGGTGGCCGCGCAGGGCGACCACATCGTGCCCCTGGTCGGCGCCCGCACCCGGGAACGGCTGGCGGAGGCGCTGCCCGCGACGGCACTGACCCTCACCGAGGCCGACCTCGCCGAGATCGAGAAGGCGGTCCCCGCGGGCACGGCGCGCGGCGACCGCTACCCGTCGGCGTTCATGTCCGGCCTCGGCGTGGGCAACTGA